From the Flavimarina sp. Hel_I_48 genome, one window contains:
- a CDS encoding cryptochrome/photolyase family protein → MKILRLILGDQLNHKHSWYDQPESDVIYFMAEMRQETDYVMHHIQKVVAFFESMQNFAKYLREREHNVIYFGINDDNNEQDLAKNLSQLIKNNQIEKFEYQLPDEYRLDEQLKAFCKDIDIPSEVYDTEHFLTSRNDLENFYKGKKQFTMEYFYRDMRKKYDILMLNAKDPEGGKWNFDKSNRDKWKGKPEIPHERGFRKDVSDTLKEIEEAGIKTFGNINTKSFNWPTSREDALAVLNYFCKNLLVHFGDYQDAMDPEEAYLYHSRLSFAMNSKMLHPREVIHSVIDYWRDHQDKIDISQVEGFVRQILGWREYMRGIYWMKMPGYAEKNSLDNHNPLPDFYWTAETKMNCLHHAIKQSLDHAYAHHIQRLMITGNYALLTQTDPKEVDAWYLGIYIDAIEWVEITNTRGMSQYADGGLVATKPYVSSGSYIHKMSNYCGDCTYSVTKKDGENACPFNSLYWNFLDDKREYFKGNQRMKLMMSILDKKDRNQLESLKNRAYDIINHPEKY, encoded by the coding sequence ATGAAAATTTTACGCCTTATCCTTGGCGATCAGCTCAACCACAAGCATTCCTGGTACGATCAGCCAGAAAGCGATGTCATTTATTTTATGGCCGAAATGCGCCAGGAAACCGATTATGTTATGCACCATATTCAAAAAGTAGTTGCCTTTTTTGAATCCATGCAAAACTTCGCCAAATATCTCCGGGAACGAGAGCATAATGTCATTTACTTCGGTATAAATGACGATAACAATGAGCAGGATCTGGCTAAAAATCTCAGCCAACTTATAAAAAATAACCAGATCGAGAAATTTGAGTATCAACTTCCTGATGAATATAGACTTGATGAGCAATTAAAGGCATTTTGTAAGGACATAGATATTCCTTCGGAAGTTTATGATACCGAACATTTTCTCACTTCGCGTAATGATCTGGAAAATTTCTATAAAGGCAAGAAACAGTTCACTATGGAATATTTTTACCGTGATATGCGGAAAAAATATGATATCCTTATGCTCAATGCAAAGGATCCCGAAGGTGGCAAATGGAATTTTGACAAAAGCAACCGCGACAAATGGAAGGGCAAACCTGAAATTCCGCATGAGCGTGGTTTTAGAAAAGACGTATCAGATACTTTAAAAGAGATTGAGGAGGCCGGTATCAAAACCTTTGGTAATATAAATACTAAATCTTTTAACTGGCCCACTTCCAGGGAAGATGCCCTTGCTGTTCTCAACTATTTTTGCAAAAATCTTTTGGTTCATTTTGGGGATTATCAAGACGCGATGGATCCTGAAGAAGCCTATTTATATCATAGCAGGTTAAGTTTTGCCATGAATAGCAAAATGCTTCACCCGCGTGAGGTGATTCATTCGGTAATAGATTATTGGCGCGATCACCAAGACAAAATAGACATTAGTCAGGTGGAAGGTTTTGTACGGCAGATTTTAGGTTGGCGGGAATATATGCGCGGCATTTACTGGATGAAAATGCCGGGGTATGCAGAAAAAAACAGTTTGGACAACCATAATCCCCTACCCGATTTTTACTGGACGGCAGAAACAAAGATGAATTGTCTGCACCACGCCATCAAGCAAAGTCTTGATCATGCCTACGCGCACCACATTCAACGTCTAATGATCACGGGTAACTATGCTCTGCTCACACAAACAGATCCCAAAGAAGTGGACGCCTGGTATCTTGGAATTTATATTGACGCCATAGAATGGGTTGAAATTACAAATACCCGTGGCATGAGCCAATATGCTGATGGGGGTCTGGTAGCGACAAAACCCTACGTTTCAAGCGGCAGCTATATTCATAAAATGAGTAACTATTGTGGGGACTGCACCTATAGCGTTACTAAAAAAGATGGGGAAAACGCTTGTCCATTCAATAGTCTATACTGGAATTTCCTGGATGACAAAAGGGAATATTTTAAAGGTAACCAGCGTATGAAACTTATGATGAGCATACTTGACAAAAAAGACAGAAACCAGTTGGAATCTCTCAAAAACAGGGCATATGATATCATAAATCATCCAGAAAAATATTAA
- a CDS encoding PIN domain-containing protein, whose protein sequence is MTTIFIDTNIVLNILLNRAFKAESLKILALATKEGYSLCISALSYMNIHYQLKKKYTERECRELIAKSKKHITTIDLHDLHIDKALISEFKDFEDAVQYNAALYAQADCIITRNKKDFKKSVIKVLTPTEYLAQLSQ, encoded by the coding sequence ATGACTACCATTTTTATTGACACAAATATTGTTCTCAATATCTTATTGAACAGAGCGTTTAAGGCAGAATCCTTAAAAATTCTTGCTCTGGCTACAAAAGAAGGTTATAGTCTTTGCATTTCTGCTTTATCCTATATGAATATCCATTACCAACTGAAAAAGAAATATACAGAGCGCGAATGCCGAGAACTGATAGCGAAATCAAAAAAACATATAACGACTATCGATCTCCATGATCTTCATATTGATAAAGCTTTAATTTCAGAATTCAAAGATTTTGAAGATGCCGTTCAATATAATGCTGCACTTTATGCTCAGGCTGATTGTATCATTACCAGAAATAAAAAAGACTTCAAAAAGAGTGTTATAAAAGTGCTCACACCTACCGAATATCTTGCTCAATTGAGCCAATAA
- a CDS encoding CotH kinase family protein, giving the protein MKKFYTLFLFFLISINLQAQESYNLAIPVDRYQIDPTNGIIICNIDISQFPDLSSFESVVLELENTYKFISNPGKISHQTTYTVENEARTYVLYFSNIPLIAINAESIVDEPKKTATFVYADADGVKKSITGIELRGGSSQRFPKKTYDLEFWEDEAGEDNKDMQFDNLREDDDWILDALYNEPLRMRAFSSHKLWLDMHTPYYLDEEEDAKSGADVMYVDLFLNNKYNGLYMLSEQVDSKQLELKSFKDEEIRGELYKAELKKDATLFSNANAYDNTKERWDGFELKHPDEDEKIDWSKLYDFVDFTANSSKTDFDAGIADRLHIENAIDYYIFLNVVSAYDNRGKNYYIGKYNQENPYFFAPWDLDGTFGVKWDGTYQDVTEGILTNTLFSRLFGDGTTKEMKHQVYDRYVELRKGVLSNEQLLGRLSANYNTLRYNKVYERENLIWKNYPYNTAAKEYTDTWTAERLAYLDSYFEEYNLGINTPGKEQQQAIIYPVPASSTLYIKTKVLQPQPFTIYNLQGQTIESGAIQTAETSINVSLLSNGIYVLHLGNDNMKFIVQH; this is encoded by the coding sequence ATGAAGAAATTCTACACGCTGTTCCTATTCTTTCTCATTTCAATAAACCTTCAGGCTCAGGAATCCTACAACCTTGCCATTCCTGTAGATAGATATCAGATAGATCCTACCAATGGAATCATAATTTGCAATATTGACATTTCACAATTTCCAGATCTATCCAGTTTTGAATCGGTTGTACTCGAACTTGAAAACACTTATAAATTTATTTCAAATCCTGGTAAGATCAGCCATCAAACGACATACACTGTAGAAAATGAGGCCAGGACCTATGTGCTTTATTTCAGTAATATACCGCTTATAGCCATTAATGCGGAATCTATAGTGGATGAACCCAAAAAAACCGCAACTTTTGTTTATGCAGATGCTGATGGGGTAAAAAAATCTATCACCGGTATTGAACTGCGGGGAGGTTCCTCACAGCGATTTCCAAAAAAAACCTATGATCTGGAATTTTGGGAGGATGAAGCTGGGGAAGATAATAAGGACATGCAATTTGATAACCTGCGTGAAGACGATGACTGGATTTTAGATGCTTTATACAATGAACCCTTGCGCATGCGCGCTTTTTCAAGTCATAAACTTTGGCTTGATATGCACACGCCCTATTATCTGGACGAAGAAGAAGATGCAAAATCTGGTGCAGATGTCATGTACGTAGATTTATTCCTGAATAATAAATACAATGGTCTTTATATGCTTTCTGAGCAGGTTGACAGTAAACAACTTGAATTAAAAAGTTTTAAAGATGAGGAAATACGAGGTGAGCTCTACAAAGCAGAACTTAAGAAAGATGCAACTTTGTTTTCAAATGCAAATGCTTATGATAATACAAAGGAAAGATGGGACGGTTTTGAACTAAAACATCCAGATGAGGATGAAAAGATAGACTGGTCAAAACTATATGATTTTGTAGATTTTACAGCAAATTCCAGTAAGACTGATTTTGATGCGGGTATAGCAGATCGTTTACATATAGAAAACGCTATAGATTATTATATTTTTCTAAACGTGGTTAGTGCTTACGACAATAGGGGCAAAAACTATTATATAGGTAAATACAATCAGGAAAATCCGTACTTTTTCGCGCCATGGGACCTGGATGGGACTTTTGGTGTTAAATGGGATGGCACTTATCAGGATGTTACCGAAGGTATTTTGACTAACACCCTTTTTTCAAGACTCTTTGGAGATGGCACTACCAAAGAAATGAAACATCAGGTTTATGATCGCTATGTGGAGCTGCGCAAAGGTGTTCTCAGCAACGAGCAATTGTTAGGCAGGCTTTCAGCCAACTACAATACGCTGAGATATAATAAAGTTTACGAGCGCGAAAACCTGATATGGAAAAACTATCCCTACAACACCGCCGCAAAAGAATACACAGATACCTGGACGGCAGAAAGACTCGCGTATCTGGATTCTTATTTTGAGGAATATAATCTGGGGATCAACACGCCAGGTAAAGAACAACAGCAAGCGATCATCTATCCCGTACCCGCCAGTAGCACATTGTACATCAAAACAAAAGTCCTACAACCTCAACCTTTTACCATTTATAACCTTCAGGGACAAACAATTGAAAGTGGTGCGATACAAACTGCGGAAACTTCTATTAATGTTAGTCTTCTTAGTAACGGGATTTACGTCTTGCACTTAGGAAACGATAACATGAAATTTATTGTTCAGCATTAA
- a CDS encoding MFS transporter: protein MKSLKLILTHKRYFSAVLLFLSLNVLFGTWAIYIPRITENLNISEGELGFAVFFLALGTLSMIPFVPKLLVRFGLGRVMAFAITAFCISFAGPFAAPNYFWLCASLYIIGAFSGLTDVTMNTLVTHMEKEDKIQFMSLSHAFFSLGGMLGAGVGTLLIPIVPSALVHVIAVILLLLFVNFICMNTYIYLRAEKAKNEEGFKLKHLRPLLGLAIISFMVMAAEGAIVDWSALYLERVTLAAAGLFGFGYAVFNGMMAFGRFFGDAVSNNYGSRKIIIAGCILAALGFGLVLSGMTWVAISGFGFVGLGLSVVVPELFRYSGNLTEIEAAEGISFIAGSGFVGLLLGPVFLGFLAQSFNLKSSFFALLCFVLIAAFLGFFLKRK, encoded by the coding sequence ATGAAGTCCCTAAAGCTTATCCTAACCCATAAACGTTACTTTTCTGCCGTACTCCTGTTTTTAAGCCTTAATGTGCTCTTTGGTACCTGGGCGATATATATTCCTCGTATAACCGAAAATTTGAACATTTCGGAAGGGGAATTGGGCTTTGCGGTATTTTTTTTGGCCTTGGGTACTTTGAGCATGATTCCGTTTGTACCTAAACTCCTAGTTCGTTTTGGCCTGGGGAGGGTCATGGCATTTGCGATTACCGCATTTTGCATAAGTTTTGCCGGTCCCTTTGCAGCTCCCAACTATTTTTGGCTTTGTGCTTCATTATATATTATAGGTGCTTTTTCAGGACTTACCGACGTTACTATGAATACCCTTGTCACCCATATGGAAAAAGAAGATAAAATTCAGTTTATGTCACTATCCCACGCGTTTTTTAGCCTGGGGGGTATGCTGGGCGCTGGCGTGGGTACTTTATTGATCCCCATTGTACCATCTGCTCTCGTGCATGTGATCGCTGTAATCCTCCTGCTACTTTTTGTGAACTTTATTTGTATGAATACATACATATATCTTCGTGCAGAAAAGGCCAAGAATGAAGAAGGCTTTAAACTAAAGCATTTAAGGCCATTACTGGGGCTCGCCATTATCAGCTTTATGGTCATGGCGGCAGAAGGCGCTATCGTAGACTGGAGCGCGCTGTATCTTGAACGGGTAACGCTGGCGGCAGCCGGGCTTTTTGGTTTTGGTTATGCAGTTTTTAATGGAATGATGGCTTTTGGTCGCTTTTTTGGAGATGCGGTAAGTAATAATTACGGTTCACGTAAGATTATAATCGCAGGTTGTATCCTTGCAGCGCTGGGTTTTGGACTGGTGCTCAGCGGTATGACCTGGGTGGCCATTTCAGGTTTTGGTTTTGTGGGATTGGGACTTTCTGTAGTAGTGCCAGAACTTTTTCGCTATAGCGGAAACCTTACTGAAATAGAGGCCGCGGAAGGTATAAGCTTTATTGCGGGATCTGGCTTTGTGGGACTTTTACTGGGACCTGTTTTTCTGGGTTTTTTAGCACAATCTTTCAATCTGAAGAGTAGTTTTTTTGCTTTGCTGTGTTTCGTCTTGATCGCCGCGTTTCTCGGTTTCTTTCTAAAACGAAAATAA
- a CDS encoding multidrug effflux MFS transporter → MTERLRTKSKNRIVLILGTLIALGPFSIDMYLPGFENVASDFGIDISRVGLTLTSYFIGISLGQLAYGPLMDRFGRRKPLIIGLGIFIVSCLLCAFSWNLYALVISRFFLALGGCAGMVASKAIVRDLFKKNQVADVLSTLMLIMGVAPIIAPTVGGVIVAAFNWQAVFFILAVFAALMLFNVTYILPESAKPNRNTSLHPKAVVREYISILRNREFFIFATARGFSLGALLAYVSSAPFLFSQYFGLDEQQFGWVFGGNAAGLILGSQINRVVLKHFSLFSITFSTSIMLTVLTIGGLAAAFLAPSFWVIYPILFFMLFFIGFQNPNVTALALDPFTIQAGSASALIGSMSMFFGSVFSVLVSTFVTESIIPLFYILVGCAICSLALIIIYRQKAEFTPVHA, encoded by the coding sequence ATGACCGAACGCCTGCGCACAAAATCAAAAAATAGAATCGTACTCATCCTGGGAACGCTCATTGCATTGGGTCCATTTTCCATAGATATGTACCTGCCCGGTTTTGAGAACGTGGCAAGTGATTTTGGGATAGATATTAGCCGAGTGGGACTTACCTTAACAAGTTATTTTATTGGTATTTCCCTGGGTCAATTGGCCTACGGTCCACTTATGGACCGTTTTGGTCGTCGCAAGCCACTTATTATCGGCCTTGGTATTTTTATTGTTTCTTGTTTGCTTTGTGCTTTTAGCTGGAATTTATATGCACTTGTCATTTCCCGTTTTTTTCTTGCCCTGGGTGGTTGTGCGGGCATGGTTGCTTCAAAAGCCATTGTACGTGATCTTTTCAAAAAAAATCAGGTTGCTGATGTACTTTCAACGCTTATGCTCATTATGGGTGTTGCGCCTATTATTGCCCCCACGGTGGGCGGGGTCATTGTGGCCGCGTTCAACTGGCAGGCAGTATTCTTTATCCTTGCCGTTTTTGCAGCTCTGATGCTTTTTAATGTGACCTATATTTTGCCGGAAAGTGCTAAGCCTAACCGCAATACCAGTCTTCATCCTAAAGCGGTTGTCAGGGAATATATTTCTATTTTGAGGAACAGGGAATTTTTCATATTTGCGACTGCAAGGGGATTTTCACTGGGTGCTTTGCTCGCTTATGTTTCGAGCGCACCATTTCTGTTCAGTCAATATTTTGGGCTGGATGAGCAGCAGTTTGGTTGGGTTTTTGGTGGAAATGCCGCCGGACTTATACTTGGTAGTCAGATCAACAGGGTGGTTCTTAAACATTTCTCCCTTTTCAGTATAACTTTTTCCACCAGTATCATGTTGACGGTATTGACGATAGGAGGTCTGGCCGCCGCGTTTTTAGCGCCTTCGTTTTGGGTGATTTATCCCATACTCTTTTTTATGTTGTTTTTTATAGGTTTTCAGAATCCCAATGTTACCGCACTGGCGCTGGATCCATTTACCATCCAGGCGGGGAGTGCTTCGGCACTTATAGGGAGTATGAGCATGTTTTTTGGTTCTGTTTTTAGTGTGCTTGTTTCAACATTTGTAACAGAAAGCATTATCCCACTCTTTTATATACTGGTAGGCTGTGCGATTTGTAGCCTGGCACTCATAATTATCTATAGGCAGAAGGCTGAATTCACCCCGGTGCATGCCTAA
- a CDS encoding pirin family protein gives MKAILHKAETRGDANHGWLHSRHTFSFANYHDPERMQFGALRVLNDDKVAGGMGFGTHPHKNMEIVSIPLQGDLVHEDSMGNKTVIRNGDVQIMSAGTGVRHSERNKNQDEKVEFLQIWVLPRDLDITPRYEQITLNPADRKNKLQQIISPEKTDAGVWINQDAWFHLGNLDTDVNLEYKVKNNQNGVYIFVLEGTLEVEGQTLDKRDGFGIWDVDVLKINAIKDSEVLIMEIPM, from the coding sequence ATGAAGGCTATTTTACACAAGGCAGAAACACGAGGAGATGCAAACCACGGTTGGTTACATAGTAGGCATACTTTCAGTTTTGCAAATTATCATGATCCAGAACGTATGCAGTTTGGAGCGCTCCGAGTCCTAAACGATGATAAGGTTGCTGGCGGGATGGGTTTTGGCACGCACCCTCATAAAAACATGGAAATTGTTTCTATACCGCTACAGGGGGATTTAGTTCATGAAGATAGTATGGGCAATAAAACCGTTATTAGGAACGGCGATGTCCAGATCATGAGTGCCGGTACGGGCGTAAGACATAGCGAGCGCAATAAAAACCAGGATGAAAAGGTAGAATTTTTGCAAATCTGGGTACTTCCCAGGGATCTTGATATAACACCGCGCTATGAGCAAATAACCTTAAATCCCGCTGATCGAAAAAACAAACTTCAGCAAATTATTTCTCCAGAAAAAACAGATGCCGGGGTATGGATCAATCAGGATGCGTGGTTTCATTTGGGTAACCTTGATACGGATGTGAATTTAGAGTATAAGGTAAAAAACAACCAAAACGGCGTATATATTTTTGTACTTGAAGGCACACTCGAAGTGGAAGGTCAAACGCTTGATAAAAGGGATGGTTTTGGTATTTGGGATGTTGACGTTTTAAAGATCAATGCTATAAAAGACAGTGAAGTTTTAATAATGGAAATTCCCATGTAA
- a CDS encoding ABC transporter ATP-binding protein — protein sequence MASRLNSINDKKKKTDIKASFQALRYIPRFFREIWATSPSLFLVNAISRLINAFAPVVILWVGKLIIDEIIAQIAADVPDYEQLWRYVILEFIITIASDLISRLTSVTDGLLGDLYNNRSSVTIIKKTGGISMAQLEDSEFYDKLERARTQTQGRVGLMSNALGQAQAIISIISLIAILIYFEPLLIILLALSIIPLFINEIRFSGQQYSLTRSWTAERRELDYLRYIGANDKTAKEIKLFGLTNFVSDRFKGLSDTYYNINKKLTVKRSTYSAIFNSLGVICYYGAYVVIIRSVLFGDITIGELTLLSASFNRLRNSLQQFFSNFTRITESALYLKDYFDFIDIKVEDTEIDYLEIPLKIHQGIVIEDLHFGYPGSEKEVIKGISFELKAGEKMAFVGQNGAGKTTLIKLLLRFYEPTQGSILIDGVNIQRYRREEYQKMFGVIFQDFFRYEFTLRENIAVGDIEEINNDPKIANAASLSLASEVVNDLKKGYDTQLGKRFKKGSELSGGQWQKVALARAYMKDAKVMILDEPTSALDARAEYEVFERFIDLTQGKTSIIISHRFSTVRMADRILVLQDGKILELGTHEQLMQNPNLYAELFELQAQGYK from the coding sequence ATGGCTTCACGCCTCAATAGTATAAATGACAAGAAGAAGAAAACCGATATAAAAGCGTCCTTTCAGGCTTTGCGCTATATACCTCGTTTTTTTCGGGAAATCTGGGCGACAAGTCCGTCTTTGTTTCTTGTTAATGCGATCTCCAGATTGATCAATGCCTTTGCGCCTGTGGTAATCCTCTGGGTTGGAAAGTTGATCATTGACGAAATTATTGCGCAGATAGCGGCGGATGTTCCAGATTATGAGCAATTATGGCGCTATGTCATTCTTGAGTTTATTATTACCATCGCTTCAGACTTGATAAGCAGGTTAACAAGTGTGACTGACGGTCTCCTGGGTGATTTGTACAACAACCGCTCTTCGGTTACGATTATAAAAAAAACCGGTGGTATCAGCATGGCGCAGCTGGAAGATTCAGAATTTTATGATAAGCTCGAACGTGCCCGTACGCAAACACAGGGCAGGGTAGGGCTTATGAGTAATGCACTGGGGCAGGCACAGGCCATAATTTCGATCATTTCCCTTATCGCGATACTTATTTATTTTGAACCCCTGCTGATAATTTTGCTTGCATTAAGTATAATTCCGCTTTTTATCAATGAGATTCGCTTTAGCGGCCAGCAATATTCCCTTACCAGAAGCTGGACGGCAGAGCGGCGCGAACTGGATTACCTAAGGTACATAGGCGCAAATGATAAAACGGCCAAGGAAATCAAACTTTTCGGCCTGACCAACTTTGTTTCTGACCGCTTTAAGGGGCTTAGCGATACGTATTACAATATAAATAAAAAACTTACCGTAAAGCGGAGCACTTATAGCGCGATTTTTAATAGTCTGGGTGTCATTTGTTATTATGGGGCGTATGTGGTGATTATTCGCAGTGTGCTTTTTGGTGATATTACCATAGGTGAACTTACATTATTATCGGCTTCTTTTAACCGGTTACGGAATAGCTTGCAGCAATTCTTTTCAAACTTTACCCGTATTACCGAAAGTGCGCTTTATCTCAAGGACTATTTTGATTTTATAGATATTAAGGTAGAGGATACGGAAATCGATTACCTCGAGATCCCATTAAAGATCCACCAAGGTATCGTTATCGAGGATCTCCATTTTGGATATCCCGGGAGCGAAAAAGAAGTTATTAAAGGCATTAGCTTCGAACTCAAAGCTGGTGAAAAAATGGCTTTTGTAGGGCAAAATGGCGCTGGTAAAACCACCTTGATAAAATTATTGTTGCGTTTTTATGAACCTACTCAGGGGAGCATTTTAATAGACGGAGTCAATATACAGCGGTATCGAAGGGAAGAATATCAGAAAATGTTTGGGGTGATTTTTCAGGATTTTTTCAGGTATGAGTTCACGCTTCGTGAAAATATTGCCGTGGGTGATATCGAGGAGATCAACAATGATCCCAAAATTGCCAATGCTGCCAGCCTCAGCCTCGCCAGTGAAGTGGTGAACGATCTTAAAAAAGGCTATGACACCCAACTGGGGAAACGTTTTAAAAAAGGCAGCGAACTCTCTGGCGGTCAATGGCAAAAAGTTGCCCTTGCCCGTGCCTATATGAAAGATGCAAAAGTTATGATCCTTGATGAGCCCACGTCTGCGCTAGATGCCCGGGCAGAATACGAGGTTTTTGAACGCTTTATTGACCTTACGCAAGGAAAAACCAGTATTATCATTTCGCACCGGTTTAGTACCGTGCGTATGGCAGACCGTATTCTGGTGCTTCAGGACGGGAAAATATTAGAACTGGGCACACACGAGCAATTGATGCAAAACCCAAATCTTTACGCAGAGCTCTTTGAATTACAGGCGCAAGGATATAAATAA
- a CDS encoding DUF6364 family protein, whose product MDAKLTLKLDKKVISDLKKYAKEHETSISRLLENYARKLTRKKEIVVEEPLPKWLEEIAEITSKYPADTRTDEEMQADYDAYRDKKYGG is encoded by the coding sequence ATGGATGCGAAACTCACATTAAAACTTGACAAAAAGGTTATCAGCGATCTCAAAAAATATGCAAAGGAACATGAAACCAGTATTTCTAGGCTGCTTGAAAACTATGCGAGGAAACTTACCCGTAAAAAAGAAATTGTTGTAGAAGAGCCTCTCCCGAAATGGCTAGAGGAAATTGCAGAAATCACAAGCAAATATCCTGCTGACACCAGGACCGATGAAGAAATGCAAGCAGATTATGATGCCTATAGAGACAAAAAATACGGAGGATGA
- a CDS encoding SDR family oxidoreductase, whose protein sequence is MWNLKTKTALVTGGTKGIGKATVQEFLQLGAKVIFTARSEKDVKALEKELNINGNEVYGFAGDVASEDDLKSLHAFVTEKFNKLDILVNNAGINIRKPAVDYTTEEFEKIISINLAAPFHICRLFYEQLKKSGEASIINVASVAGTQDVKSGSPYAMAKAGLLQQTRSLGSEWAPDHIRVNAVSPWYTETPLTASVFENEERFNKIKERTPMNRVAQPEEIADAIAFLAMNKSSYITGQNIIADGGLSANAL, encoded by the coding sequence ATGTGGAATCTTAAAACAAAAACCGCTCTTGTAACTGGAGGAACAAAAGGGATAGGCAAAGCCACCGTACAGGAATTTCTTCAACTTGGAGCCAAAGTAATTTTTACCGCACGCAGTGAAAAGGACGTTAAGGCACTAGAAAAAGAACTTAATATAAACGGCAACGAAGTTTATGGATTTGCCGGTGACGTAGCCAGCGAAGACGATCTAAAGTCCCTTCATGCTTTTGTTACTGAAAAATTCAACAAACTGGATATTCTTGTAAATAATGCGGGAATAAATATCAGAAAACCGGCAGTTGACTATACGACGGAAGAATTTGAAAAAATCATTTCGATAAATCTTGCAGCGCCTTTTCATATTTGCAGGTTGTTTTATGAACAGCTCAAAAAATCTGGGGAAGCGTCGATCATCAATGTAGCATCCGTAGCAGGAACGCAAGATGTAAAAAGTGGCAGCCCGTATGCCATGGCAAAAGCCGGACTGTTACAACAAACGCGCAGCCTGGGATCTGAGTGGGCTCCTGACCACATTCGTGTTAATGCAGTATCGCCCTGGTATACCGAAACTCCACTTACCGCTTCGGTTTTTGAGAATGAAGAACGTTTCAACAAAATCAAGGAACGCACCCCTATGAACCGCGTTGCACAACCCGAAGAAATTGCAGATGCGATTGCATTTCTGGCCATGAACAAATCCTCTTACATTACAGGTCAAAATATTATTGCAGATGGTGGACTGAGTGCAAATGCGCTATAA
- a CDS encoding aldo/keto reductase has product MEKKITDIQGTWELSNGVKMPYVGLGVWQSDQGEEVMNAVKWALKAGYRHIDTAAAYKNEEGVGKAIKESGVNREDIFVTSKLWNDDQGYEETLKAFETTMEKLQLDVLDLYLIHWPVEGKYKDTWRAMEKLYNDGRIRAIGVSNFLKPQLEDLLKDAKVKPMVNQLEFHPWLVQQELQDFCEKNNIQYEGWSPLMQGKLFSEDIVNDIAEKYDKSPAQIVLRWDLQHGVITIPKSVNEKHIKSNIEIFDFELSDEDMKTIDALDKSERLGPDPANFDF; this is encoded by the coding sequence ATGGAGAAGAAAATAACGGATATACAAGGAACATGGGAACTTTCAAACGGCGTAAAAATGCCCTATGTAGGATTAGGTGTCTGGCAATCTGACCAGGGTGAAGAAGTAATGAATGCAGTAAAATGGGCCTTAAAAGCAGGTTATAGACATATTGATACCGCTGCAGCCTATAAAAACGAAGAAGGTGTAGGCAAGGCTATTAAAGAAAGTGGTGTAAACCGCGAAGATATTTTTGTAACCAGTAAATTATGGAACGATGATCAGGGTTACGAAGAAACCCTTAAAGCATTTGAAACCACAATGGAGAAGCTCCAGCTGGATGTACTCGATCTTTACCTCATTCACTGGCCGGTAGAAGGTAAATACAAAGATACCTGGCGCGCCATGGAAAAACTCTACAATGATGGCCGTATACGGGCAATAGGCGTAAGTAACTTTCTTAAGCCACAGTTAGAGGATCTTTTAAAAGATGCCAAGGTAAAACCAATGGTAAACCAACTAGAATTCCACCCCTGGCTTGTACAACAGGAACTTCAGGACTTCTGTGAGAAAAATAATATTCAGTATGAAGGTTGGTCACCATTGATGCAGGGCAAGCTTTTTAGTGAAGATATTGTAAATGATATTGCTGAGAAATATGACAAATCCCCCGCACAAATCGTACTGCGATGGGATTTACAGCACGGAGTGATTACCATTCCTAAATCTGTCAATGAAAAGCATATCAAATCCAATATCGAAATATTCGATTTTGAACTTTCTGATGAAGATATGAAAACTATTGATGCGCTGGATAAAAGCGAAAGATTAGGACCAGATCCTGCCAATTTCGACTTCTAA